One Gemmatimonadota bacterium genomic region harbors:
- a CDS encoding VOC family protein, whose translation MRPLQLAAVLSAVLVSGACSRASEESQAQAYPLGTLGGFGELVNAGVKRLALSEVMSSEEMDRFLPAAQEVAKRNNVQLYREKDLLVTDLFPADVAKGKEVALVYQGTTLDDYLDLKAQARRLQQEGKYSGPAREAIARRFGRMLSYPSWRINQLLAQQTSFRTMRDFGLRATNAFFYYKDLPKAAAFYKDVLGLEEVADYGMARIFRVAESSFLVLVDATKGMHTAEEPKTVAIALLTDQLREWHDYLATKGYAPRRAFAERAGSAHDGFVIPDPEGYLLEFERFNQHPENEQFIPMLKANRTVRAPNSTLPAGLGFKATVLWLYYKEMLPMQQFWEETMGLRLVVDQGWAKVYEGSSTGHIGLVDERRGMHKWSETKAVNVSFLVDDLDGWFTHVQSQARFPLRGTSVSADSVGRYRAFVGYDPEGYFLEFDTFREHPMNARLTPYLQGPRR comes from the coding sequence ATGCGACCTCTCCAGCTGGCGGCGGTCCTGTCCGCCGTCCTCGTCAGCGGTGCCTGTTCCCGCGCGTCAGAGGAGAGCCAGGCACAGGCCTACCCCCTCGGCACCCTCGGGGGCTTTGGCGAGTTGGTCAATGCGGGGGTCAAGCGACTGGCGCTGAGCGAGGTGATGTCGTCGGAGGAGATGGACCGGTTCCTGCCGGCAGCGCAGGAGGTCGCGAAGCGCAACAACGTTCAGCTCTACCGCGAGAAGGACCTCCTCGTGACCGACCTCTTTCCGGCAGACGTGGCGAAGGGGAAGGAGGTGGCGCTGGTCTATCAGGGCACCACGCTGGACGACTACCTCGACCTCAAGGCCCAGGCGCGGCGCCTGCAGCAGGAAGGGAAGTACAGCGGTCCGGCGCGTGAGGCGATTGCCCGGCGCTTCGGCCGGATGCTGAGTTATCCCTCCTGGCGGATCAACCAGCTCCTCGCGCAACAGACGTCCTTTCGCACGATGCGGGACTTCGGGCTGCGCGCTACCAACGCCTTCTTCTATTACAAGGACCTTCCGAAGGCGGCGGCCTTCTACAAGGATGTGCTGGGGCTTGAGGAAGTCGCCGACTACGGGATGGCGAGGATCTTTCGGGTAGCGGAGTCGTCGTTCCTTGTCCTGGTGGACGCGACCAAGGGGATGCACACGGCCGAGGAGCCCAAGACGGTAGCGATCGCGCTGCTCACGGACCAACTGCGCGAATGGCACGACTACCTCGCGACCAAGGGATACGCGCCCCGACGCGCGTTCGCCGAGCGTGCCGGGAGCGCGCACGATGGGTTCGTCATCCCCGACCCCGAGGGGTACCTGCTGGAGTTCGAGCGGTTCAACCAGCACCCGGAGAACGAGCAGTTCATCCCGATGCTGAAGGCCAACCGCACCGTGCGTGCCCCCAACAGCACCTTGCCGGCGGGGTTGGGCTTCAAGGCGACGGTGCTCTGGCTGTACTACAAGGAGATGCTCCCGATGCAGCAGTTCTGGGAGGAGACGATGGGGCTTCGGTTGGTCGTCGACCAGGGGTGGGCGAAGGTCTACGAGGGGTCATCGACCGGGCACATCGGGCTCGTCGACGAACGCCGCGGGATGCACAAGTGGTCGGAGACCAAGGCGGTGAACGTCTCGTTCCTGGTGGACGACCTCGACGGGTGGTTCACGCACGTGCAGTCGCAGGCGCGGTTCCCGCTGCGTGGCACGTCAGTGTCGGCCGATTCGGTAGGGCGATACCGTGCGTTCGTCGGGTACGACCCCGAGGGGTACTTCCTTGAGTTCGATACGTTCCGCGAGCATCCGATGAACGCGCGGTTGACGCCGTACCTGCAGGGCCCGCGCCGGTAG
- a CDS encoding gamma-glutamyltransferase, with amino-acid sequence MRRPHRLATVVAALGLSALPAAAQRTEKPPLHGRHWMAVTGKPLGATAGAMIFQKGGNAIDAAAAMLGAVSTMWDVLSWGGETQALIYHPGLKKVIGINALGVAPTGATAEFYRAKGMNAPPEFGPLAAVTPGTPGGLMTMLAEYGTMSLAEVLAPAIQMADGYPIEAQTANSIESNKAELKKWKYSREVMLPHLGEAREAPAAGEVFAQRDLAVTLRKLVEAERTALKAGKTRKEAIYAAYDRFYKGDIAEEIVRGVREEGGLFTREDLANWKVKIEEPMSTTYKGVEVFKLQQWTQGPALLQALNILENADLKGMGFNSTRYIHTVYQAMSMAFADRDFYYGDPAFAPEEPMKGLLSKDYAKSRYAQIRWDANDPKIKPGDPYPFQGGTNPFKAYLDAWSTTGAPAMMPMSGQQDRVIPTSTFEEGFYAGTTSIQAADSAGWFISITPSGGWVPAVIAGRTGVGLSQRAQSFITDPRDGPFNVIAPGKRPRVTLTPSLALKDGAPFMAFSVQGGDSQDQNLLQFFLNTVEFGMTPQEAAEAPNVNSFQMRSSFGAHESRPGNVVLQDGVPDWTRAELRRMGYTMTFSARTSGPITAIWFDRKNRTLWGAASNHGEDYGIAW; translated from the coding sequence ATGCGCCGACCCCACCGTCTCGCCACCGTCGTCGCCGCGCTTGGCCTCTCGGCCCTCCCTGCCGCGGCACAGCGCACGGAAAAACCACCCCTCCACGGTCGACACTGGATGGCCGTCACCGGCAAGCCACTCGGCGCTACCGCAGGGGCGATGATCTTCCAGAAGGGCGGCAATGCGATCGACGCCGCCGCGGCCATGCTCGGCGCCGTCTCCACCATGTGGGATGTGTTGAGCTGGGGCGGGGAGACGCAGGCCCTCATCTACCATCCGGGGCTCAAGAAGGTCATCGGGATCAACGCCCTGGGCGTGGCGCCGACCGGTGCGACCGCCGAGTTCTATCGAGCCAAGGGGATGAACGCGCCGCCGGAGTTCGGGCCGCTCGCCGCGGTGACCCCCGGTACGCCGGGGGGGCTGATGACCATGCTCGCCGAGTATGGCACGATGTCGTTGGCTGAGGTGCTGGCGCCCGCCATCCAGATGGCCGACGGGTATCCCATCGAGGCGCAGACCGCCAACTCCATCGAGAGCAACAAGGCAGAACTCAAGAAGTGGAAGTACTCGCGCGAGGTGATGCTCCCGCACCTGGGCGAGGCCCGAGAGGCCCCCGCCGCCGGTGAGGTCTTTGCCCAGCGCGACCTCGCCGTCACCCTGCGCAAGCTCGTGGAGGCGGAGCGGACGGCCCTCAAGGCAGGCAAGACGCGCAAGGAGGCGATCTACGCCGCGTACGATCGGTTCTACAAGGGAGATATCGCCGAGGAGATCGTGCGCGGCGTGCGAGAGGAGGGCGGCCTGTTTACGCGCGAGGACCTCGCCAACTGGAAGGTGAAGATCGAGGAGCCGATGTCCACGACCTACAAGGGGGTCGAGGTCTTCAAGCTGCAGCAATGGACGCAGGGCCCGGCGCTGCTCCAGGCACTCAATATCCTCGAGAACGCCGACCTCAAGGGGATGGGGTTCAACAGCACACGCTACATCCACACGGTGTACCAGGCGATGTCGATGGCCTTCGCCGACCGTGACTTCTACTACGGCGACCCCGCCTTCGCTCCCGAGGAGCCGATGAAGGGGCTGCTGTCCAAGGACTATGCGAAGTCTCGTTATGCGCAGATCCGCTGGGACGCCAACGACCCAAAGATCAAGCCGGGCGACCCGTATCCCTTCCAGGGAGGCACCAACCCGTTCAAGGCCTACCTGGACGCGTGGAGCACCACCGGTGCGCCGGCGATGATGCCAATGAGCGGGCAGCAGGACCGGGTGATCCCGACGTCGACCTTCGAGGAAGGGTTCTATGCCGGGACGACGTCCATCCAGGCCGCCGATTCCGCCGGGTGGTTCATTTCGATCACGCCCAGCGGCGGGTGGGTGCCGGCGGTGATCGCCGGGCGGACCGGGGTCGGGCTGAGCCAGCGCGCGCAGTCGTTCATCACGGACCCGCGCGACGGGCCATTCAACGTCATCGCGCCAGGCAAGCGGCCGCGCGTCACGTTGACGCCGAGCCTTGCCCTCAAGGACGGCGCCCCGTTCATGGCGTTCTCCGTGCAGGGCGGTGACTCGCAGGACCAGAACCTGCTGCAATTCTTCCTGAACACGGTGGAATTCGGGATGACGCCGCAGGAGGCTGCCGAGGCGCCTAACGTGAACTCGTTCCAGATGCGCTCATCGTTTGGGGCGCACGAATCGCGGCCCGGGAATGTCGTGCTGCAGGACGGCGTGCCGGACTGGACGCGCGCCGAGCTGCGCCGCATGGGCTACACCATGACCTTCTCGGCGCGGACCTCGGGCCCGATCACGGCGATCTGGTTCGACCGGAAGAACCGCACCTTGTGGGGCGCGGCGTCCAACCACGGCGAAGACTACGGAATCGCCTGGTAG
- a CDS encoding serine/threonine protein kinase has product MDGRGEATPWDQLEPLIDEVLEMDAASRQRWVARARHGDPMHREVYQLLAGGDRTGILDRELPVALVGGDAADALATRLGEAFAGRYTIERALGEGGAAFVFLAHEAKHNRAVVLKVLKEEAALWIGADRFRTEIQILARLSHPHIVPLIDSGEVAGQLYYVMPYLGGETLRDRLRAGGVSAAAARSHLADVARSLAHAHEAGIVHRDLKPANVLCVESHAYLMDFGIAHDVLTRPAAEATQEGWPLARRSGCPPSNVKDARWMPARTCTPSAS; this is encoded by the coding sequence GTGGACGGGCGGGGTGAGGCCACGCCATGGGATCAACTCGAGCCGTTGATCGACGAGGTGCTCGAGATGGATGCGGCGAGCCGCCAGCGGTGGGTGGCGCGCGCGCGGCATGGCGACCCGATGCATCGCGAGGTCTACCAGCTCCTTGCCGGTGGGGACCGCACGGGCATCCTCGATCGCGAGCTGCCCGTGGCGCTCGTCGGGGGGGACGCGGCCGACGCCCTGGCCACCCGGCTGGGGGAGGCATTCGCCGGGCGCTACACCATCGAGCGGGCCCTGGGCGAAGGCGGGGCCGCGTTTGTTTTCCTCGCCCATGAGGCCAAGCACAACCGGGCCGTCGTGCTCAAGGTCCTCAAGGAAGAGGCCGCCCTCTGGATCGGCGCGGATCGCTTTCGCACCGAGATCCAGATCCTGGCGCGGCTCTCGCACCCGCACATCGTCCCGCTGATCGACTCGGGCGAGGTGGCAGGGCAACTGTACTATGTGATGCCGTACCTGGGGGGTGAGACCCTGCGGGACCGGCTGCGGGCCGGGGGCGTCTCCGCCGCTGCTGCGCGCTCCCATCTCGCGGACGTCGCCCGGTCACTGGCGCACGCGCACGAAGCGGGGATCGTCCATCGCGACCTGAAGCCGGCCAACGTGTTGTGCGTCGAGTCGCATGCGTACCTGATGGACTTTGGCATCGCGCATGACGTGCTCACGCGTCCCGCCGCGGAGGCGACGCAGGAAGGGTGGCCATTGGCACGCCGGAGTGGATGTCCCCCGAGCAACGTGAAGGACGCCCGGTGGATGCCCGCACGGACGTGTACGCCTTCGGCAAGTTGA
- a CDS encoding tetratricopeptide repeat protein → MDARTDVYAFGKLIRATVAHSASDARTAHLERLAAECLQDDPARRPANGAVLLRRLGAIEQRRTTRWHRAANRAAWLVAGAATVGFGAWWAWRRPALDAASLPAPVVVTAFRNETGDSTLAVWGRMAGDWLTQGLMEADGLAVVPWPVALQAAGQTADSADAIGALMRETRARAVLTGAYYLTGDRVQFQAQLSDADGKVLAALPAVESSRDSIAWAIQDLRDRLRGMVAMRADGEVQAFAVATRPPLYAAYQEFERGIAAYNTQRYDEAVTALDAAFTRDSTFDAAAVYLARALWNAGQRGRVDSLVSRVRARPLPMSPYLDAQLRYLEHTVDGNGELALAAIRDAAARAPGGRDGYNVGNAALALAQPAEAERALRALDPDRGALKGWAPYWYALTHALHLQGKFGEEWRESVELRARFPQSRAAWVHLVRAAAAEGRTGAVDSLLTLAAPEAPDTYWSQGAMMVTAAEELMAHGFGDRASSYFAQAERWLANQLTRNPTHDAHRYWMGSALYDQGRWDDALPYFESLREQYPDDLRARGHVALVEARRGDLVAARARLGSAPRFEETEHLVFQARLAGIAGDTTASLGYWQAAVGRGLGGIVWHHSGSRRDLAPLEGNPVARQLGLVVR, encoded by the coding sequence GTGGATGCCCGCACGGACGTGTACGCCTTCGGCAAGTTGATCCGGGCTACGGTGGCCCATTCAGCCAGCGACGCACGCACTGCGCACCTGGAGCGCCTGGCCGCCGAGTGCCTGCAGGACGATCCGGCGCGTCGTCCGGCGAACGGCGCCGTGTTGCTGCGTCGACTTGGGGCGATCGAGCAGCGACGCACCACCCGTTGGCACCGCGCGGCCAACCGCGCCGCCTGGCTGGTGGCGGGGGCCGCCACCGTCGGGTTTGGCGCCTGGTGGGCGTGGCGCCGCCCGGCGTTGGATGCGGCCTCGCTCCCGGCTCCGGTGGTCGTCACGGCCTTCCGCAACGAGACTGGCGATTCCACGCTCGCGGTCTGGGGCCGGATGGCCGGGGACTGGCTGACGCAGGGTCTCATGGAGGCCGATGGGCTCGCGGTGGTGCCCTGGCCGGTGGCCCTGCAGGCAGCGGGACAAACCGCGGACAGCGCCGATGCCATTGGTGCGCTGATGCGCGAGACCCGGGCGCGCGCCGTGCTGACCGGGGCGTACTACCTCACCGGCGACCGGGTGCAGTTCCAGGCGCAGCTGAGTGACGCCGATGGCAAGGTGCTGGCCGCCCTCCCCGCCGTGGAATCCTCACGGGACTCGATCGCTTGGGCCATCCAGGACCTGCGGGATCGCCTGCGTGGCATGGTCGCCATGCGGGCGGACGGGGAGGTGCAGGCCTTTGCCGTAGCCACGCGTCCGCCGCTGTACGCGGCGTACCAGGAGTTCGAGCGGGGGATCGCCGCGTACAACACGCAGCGCTACGACGAGGCCGTCACCGCGCTGGACGCGGCGTTCACGCGGGACTCCACCTTCGACGCGGCGGCCGTCTACCTGGCGCGTGCGTTGTGGAATGCAGGGCAGCGGGGACGTGTCGACTCGCTGGTGAGCCGCGTGCGCGCGCGGCCCCTGCCGATGTCGCCGTACCTGGACGCCCAGTTGCGGTACCTCGAACACACCGTCGACGGGAACGGCGAACTCGCGCTCGCGGCGATCCGCGACGCGGCCGCACGCGCCCCGGGCGGGCGTGACGGGTACAACGTTGGGAATGCAGCCCTTGCCCTGGCCCAGCCGGCGGAGGCGGAGCGTGCGCTGCGTGCGCTCGACCCCGATCGCGGCGCCCTCAAGGGGTGGGCCCCGTACTGGTATGCGCTCACCCACGCGCTGCACCTGCAGGGGAAGTTCGGCGAGGAGTGGCGTGAATCCGTTGAGCTGCGTGCGCGATTCCCGCAGAGCCGGGCGGCGTGGGTACACCTCGTGCGGGCGGCGGCGGCAGAAGGCCGCACCGGGGCGGTCGATTCCCTGCTGACCCTCGCCGCTCCCGAGGCTCCGGATACCTACTGGTCGCAGGGGGCGATGATGGTGACGGCCGCCGAGGAACTGATGGCGCATGGCTTCGGAGATCGGGCCTCGTCGTACTTCGCGCAGGCGGAGCGCTGGCTCGCGAACCAGCTGACCCGGAACCCCACGCACGATGCGCATCGGTACTGGATGGGGTCGGCGTTGTACGACCAGGGGCGTTGGGACGATGCGTTGCCGTACTTCGAGTCGTTACGCGAGCAGTATCCCGACGACCTGCGCGCGCGCGGGCACGTGGCCCTCGTGGAGGCCCGTCGCGGGGATCTCGTCGCCGCGCGAGCCAGGTTGGGGAGTGCCCCGCGGTTCGAGGAGACCGAGCACCTGGTCTTCCAGGCGCGCCTTGCCGGGATCGCCGGCGACACGACGGCCAGCCTGGGCTACTGGCAAGCGGCGGTCGGTCGCGGGCTGGGAGGCATCGTCTGGCATCACAGTGGGAGCCGGCGGGACCTTGCCCCGTTGGAGGGAAATCCCGTGGCGCGGCAGCTGGGGCTTGTGGTGCGGTAG